Below is a genomic region from Hevea brasiliensis isolate MT/VB/25A 57/8 chromosome 3, ASM3005281v1, whole genome shotgun sequence.
AAACACTGGTTATTAGCACAGCTGCTTTAAATGAATGTAATTAGGAACTTTTTGTTATGTGATATAAGCATAGTTTATGGAGAAGATGTTTGGGACATAGCTTGTAAATGGCAACATTTTTAATGAATAGCTTTTGGTGTTAATGCAATTAGTTTTTCAACTCATTTTATGGTGTGTATTTTTAGCTCATTCACCAACTGTCACTTTGATGTAATCATTTATTGAGCACAAATTGAGCAAAAAAGAACcaaatcataatttcattcaattaTGAAATAAATTTTACATAGAATTACACATACACAACCCTTTACATTCAAGGCAACATAAACAACCCAGTTCTATTCATCCTATTACATTTTCAGATTCAACACATACAGTACAACCAACACAATTAACATAAAATAAACCACACTCTTTCTCCTATGTAGCCTCAACTCTTTCTTCAGTTCCAAGATTTTAATTTGCAACATTTTCTTCCACTTTGTCAGCTCTTCAATTGTGCCCTGTAATTGAATGTTGAGTGTTTCCATTTTCTCACACTTCTCATTTATCACTGTCCATTTATGTGTCACCTTATTGTTGAGATCCTTTAAGACTTTTACTTTCTCCTTTAGTGAATTTCTCTGCTTTAACCCAAAAGTATGGATCTCTTTCTCACGTCCAAAGCATGGTGGACCATAACACTGAAAAAAGGCACAATCATTTCCTTGTTCATCACCCACCCACAAAACAATTGACAATTTCCCACTTCTCTGTCAATTTGGTATTTATTCATAAACAAACCTAAGCATCATGCAACAACTCAATGTATGTACCTCCCAATATCCACATCTGAAAAACGTTTGCCCAGGATTGCCCATTGTCCACGAAGTATAGAGTGATGCTCTCACCCTATGTCTACACATAACCACAGAATCACCTACCACCTCTTCACTTCGAGCAGGCGACATCTCACTTGAAGATGAAATAGCAGCCATTTTATGGGAACAAAGTGTATAAGTTAAGGAGAGTTTCGTCAAGTATGAAAAATGGGAAAGAAGGAACAGAGAGCTTTGTGGGTTTGTAATGGGTCATTTTTGGATTTGTGGGTTTTTAGGGATTTATGAATAGGATTGGTGATTAGGGGTTGATGTGGCATTTTGTTTAGGGAATGAGTTTAGGGGTTGACGTGCTATGCCATGTAGGAGTTAGATTTGGGTGACGTGGCATTTTCTTTACTCATTTAATGGTTTGAGTAATAGTAGGGCAGAATTAGATAAATTTTCAAAGTGTAGCATTTAATTGTTAATTTTGAAAATAGAGGGTAGAATTGAAAAAAATTTGAAAGTACAGGATTTTTTTGTCATTTCCCCGATTGAATATTATAAACCTATTATTAGAATTGAGACCTAATTAAaaaaggaattttaaaataaatttattatatttataaattatgtgtAACATAAGACATTCATTTATTTctattcaaattcaatttttaatgtGTCTGAAAATATAACGATTAAGAAATTGATTGGAATTCTAACataaattttaattcatattaattaagttaaataatATCAGAAAAACGCAAATACTTATAGAAAAACTAATTTTTCttgaatataaaaaaataataacgtTAATCGAAAATAATTTAAACTGTTAAAAGTTAAAATTATAACTCACATGATAGAATATTGATGATAAACATTGATTGTCGTATGCTGTGATAGTTGGAgaataataatgaaaaaaatgataaacaattatataaaattatttttttagacaactattgaattttaattcaaatagaattaaaattaaaattaaataaagctATTTGatcggtatatatatatatatatatatatataataaaataataataataataatatactataatacataatataataataattattcttGGAGAGGATAACTTGATTGCTATAAAAgaatcataaataaaatttatatactcgtgtttaagaaaattttaaaattaagaagGCAAAGaatgtatatatattattaataaaataccaTAATGACATCAAATGTTATTTCATATTAGTTTGAAATAAGATATTTGTATTATATATAAGATTTGACAAATCTCATTTCCTTAAATTAGCTTTGAGGGAGGGGGGGGAGAGTTAGGATCGGTCTATTTTCTCCACATGGTATCAAAATTTATCCTGCTTTAATATTGAGTTACTCATAGATATATTTGGCTGTAAATTTCATGTTCTATATATTCAGGCCTTGATGTAAGAGTAGTGTGTTGTCCCATATTAATTGAACAAACATCTtttcttaaattaatttttaaggtATAATTTTACCAATCAATTTTCTTTTACACCAAGCTATCTAGGGGTGAGaaatcggttcaaaccgaaccgaatcgaaccgaattaaattataaaaaccgaatcgtcaattttagaaaccgaaccgaaccgaaattgatgaaaaatcgaatcgaaccgaaccgctttatttcggttcggtttggtttaaaccgatcggtttgatttttgattattttttaatttaggtttgattttcaagttatttggtctaattttaactttggtttgaacctaataaccattaatcaatgaaattaaacaattaatatatatataattaaatataattcataaattttccataaaaataaattaattcaaaaatcaattcggttcgatttgactatataaatcactattcggttcggttcggtttaaccgatttttttcttttcaaaatcgaaccgaaccgaaataaccgaaatttttataaattaaaatcaaaccgaaccgattaaattttaaaatcaaaccaattgaaccgaattgacttgattcggttcaatttttcgatttgaaccgaattctgTTCAGCCCTAAAGCTATGACCTTTTTGCGGATGTTGCTGTCTGATGGAGAGGAGATATTGTCCGTTCCAAATATGATAAAATGAAAAGCATAATCATACGAGCATTGATATTGATTATTGGTAGATGTATTAATAACTTattatttctatatttacattgaGGGAAGGACAAATTCAATGGGCTTCGCTCGATTAGATAATGCTAGCCACCATATATTAAACGCATTATTTCATCTTCCATACTTAAATTTAACACTTGAGAAGGTAGAATAAGGATAAATATTCTGCTATCATCTTACATCATTCCCTAAAatcatatattaattaattgatatgattgaactgttataaatagcttgtatgttagacggtatagagagaaagaattcctataatgttaaaatataagaaagtaaatgaatgacaagagtgaaatatgtatagaattatatatatctaatttaatatatattattctattataatACTTGGTacgtatatgtgtgaaataaaataattatcatattataattttcgtaaataaattacgaacataTGTGTTTATTAATAAGTAGatatgtctgttaataaacagatatcAAATTCTATATAACAATCAAAATTGTTATATATGTtgtgtaaataaataaaaaatattctatattaatataaaaaaaaatatttatatatatatataaaaaattaataaaatatatatatatataataataaataccattattgtatattaatctaatttaataaacattACACACAAACAACACAATCATTTGTATGATAAATGAGATGTGTCTATTTAGAAAAGGTttcatgacttttttttttttctttatttatatttaattttttttttaaatattacttattttttcttattctttctctctctctactCAGAAatcaaaaagaaaagaagagaaaaatcaTCTTTCAGAGTCTGCTTCAGATGATTTGATCATTATAGATATACGTATATATGCAATAAAAGcaatattaataccttaaagatagtgattcatcactcCTCAAAGTTGGAGTGCCAGAATAatacatatatattaatttttcttgtaGAGGCTTGTGTGCCTGCTTATGGCTTAATGCTCAGCTCTCATTTTTTACCTTGTGAATGTGTTAGGTTATTAGGGTTAGACTTAAGGTGTTAATTTTATTTCTGTTAGGTTTAGATTTTGCCTTCTAATTCTCTTCTCTTGCAAGTTCTAACTTCATTTTTCTACAAGACTTAATCATTGGTGCTAACACTAAAGGGGCATTTGGTAATTTTTAACATCTCATTAATATTATTTGAATGTTAAAtgagaataaatttaaaatttaactttTCATTGGAGATTAAATGTTAATCTTGAAAGACTAATTTAACAAATAAAATAACATCATATTTCATCcaagttttatttttattaatcttctaTTAAATATCattaattgttaaattattaattattttttattatcttaataataattctttaaaatttataaagataATATTTAACCTTTATCAAAGTCCTAAGGGGCTAGCGTGAAATATATACCAAAGATCAAATTTCAAGGGTAATTATTTATGAGAAAGAAGAGTTGTTTTTtaattgatttgaaaaaaaaataaaaattaaaaaaggccAAGCCAGACAAACTACGTATTAGTCTTTTCTGTTGGAAGCATTGGAAGCCGACCAAGAGATGAATTTTTCAATAGTTTGCCTTCGACCTCGGGCCCTTCTTTTATCCTAGTTACGTCTGGCCCACTAAAAGATCCAGTTATATCTCATTTCTGTTgctaaaaataattttcaatttgACATCAAATTTTTAAATCCAATAGAAATATGTATTATTATATAGagtaattgtgattttaaatgtgaaattcatctattaaatatataataaatcaaTATAAGTaagaatttttctttaattaaaaagaCAATTGATTTACTGGGCAGGTAATAGTGATTCGTTCAATACATACTTCAAAATCCTATATTAATAAtttgcaaataaaaaaataacagcATCATCATGATTTAATTAATCTTATTGATGTTATTATTACTTTTTCATCAGAAAATATAGCTATGTTATGTATGATATTTTATGAGATTGAATTAAATAAAGATACATTAGTGACTTCCAGTCTTGTTGAATTGAAAACAcaagattttttttaatatttcaagTGCTTAGGAATGATTTAGCACTCAAACTCGCCACAGCCAAAATTCAGCACTTGAAGTTAATGGGAGGGGAGATCTGGCTTCTTCTCGGAGTTTTTAGAAATCCGATTACCAAAAAACACGAACCCAACAGCGTGCCCGCCGACGGCAGCAAGAAAAATGCCGCCGTTAAAGGACATGACCGCAAGCATAACCATGTAAGAAAGTCCAGAAAGCAACGTGCGCATCCCAGTCCGAAAGAAACCCGCAGCGACCTTATTTGTCCCGGGCTTGATGATGCTGCAATATTTGAACCACTCCACGATCAATGAGAGCGTGAAGACGAAGATCAACGCCAAAGCGTACATGCCAGAGCTCGAACCGGGCCAACAATTGAAAAGAATTTTGGTTTTGTGGCCCCAGAAGAAGGTCATGTGCGTGGTGGCTTTGTGGTGGTCGTGAAAGGAGCCAGTGGTCCAGGCAGACGTTTGGGTGTTGGCGCCGAAGTGTGGCATCATCGTTTGCTGTGTCTATTTGGGGTTTAAGATGAAGAGCCAGAGAGTGGGAATTCAGTGTAGTAGGTGTGTGGCTTATCGAGGGTCGTCTACGGGATTATATTGGTGCAACTGTGGGTTGGTGAAATTCCTTGCTTGAAACTTTGTATAATTGTGACACTTTTGCAGCTAGCTCCTGAAGCTACAATCGTGCATAGGATTTTTGGTGAGGAGGGCAAACTTGGATTTGAATGGTGAGAAATCTATGCAATGACTCGTGAGGAAGCAATCTCTGCAATAATGGTACTGAAATTTGGTAGGCCTACGTAAAGATTTAGCACCGATATTTGTTCTCCTTTTGTCAGACATGGTTTAAACTTTAAAGAAAGCCATGTGCCTGATTCCTTTCTAAAATAAGCTTTCAGGGATGAAAATTCTTGCCTGAGAGGCCCAGAAGAATCtagattaattattaatttaattaccaTGTGATTCTCCATTTTCTTTAACAGAAATTTCATGCGGGTTACTGCAAGTTTCATAACCTCATCTAGCTAATTATTTGGAAGAATTTTCGAGCTTAAGACCAACCATGCATTACATGGATTAAATGGCCttatcatttttcatatcacctaatgtaatgtatatatttatgttaatttttttttttatcatgtaaACGGGGAAAGGGAAGAGTCGAACCTGAATCTCTCAATTTCAACACACATACAGTTATTACTGAACTATATCTAGCACATGCTATCTTTTAATATATAAAAGCTCTCTATATTGAAATTGAAGGATGAAAATTACttttgagacaaaaaaaaaatcattttaattaattggaGGATCATAATCTTACAACAACCAGCAATTAACCATTgcctttatttatattaaatccaTTAACTCTTACAATAACCAGCAATTACCACTCATTTTATTATTTATCAAAGTCCCATTTATTGCTCATTCCTTAACTTGCTTAAAACGACAAGTTGCATCCCTTTGGTCTTCAGAAAATATGAATGGTCTTGGAGGTTCTCTTCATTTCCCTTTTAGGAACGGTGATGGTAAGAACTCCATTTTCCATACAAGCCTTC
It encodes:
- the LOC110643040 gene encoding copper transporter 1 — protein: MMPHFGANTQTSAWTTGSFHDHHKATTHMTFFWGHKTKILFNCWPGSSSGMYALALIFVFTLSLIVEWFKYCSIIKPGTNKVAAGFFRTGMRTLLSGLSYMVMLAVMSFNGGIFLAAVGGHAVGFVFFGNRISKNSEKKPDLPSH